The Merismopedia glauca CCAP 1448/3 DNA window TTTGCCGATAGCCTTCACCCCCAGAAGAATCTATTTCTTGATTGTCTCCACGACTGGTATTTGAATCTTTTTTTTCTGGTTCTTGAGCTAAACTTGGAGCGGGAAGCTGATTAGTACGAGTATTAGTAGTTTGTGCTTCCGATCGAAGTCTAACAGTACCAGAAGGCTTTGATTTACCAGTAGTGACTGACGGTGCTACTTGAGTGGGAGCATTACCAGAATTTTCTGCTTTATCCGATGATGTAGAATTAGGATTACCGCAGGCAGTGAGACTTCCAAGTAATACTAAGCTACTGAAAAGTGCAATTTTTGTAGCGATCGCCCTAGATCTATCAATCATAAGACTTAAAAATAATAATTAGAGTACTATTAATTTAGTCTCACAATTAAGTCGCGATCGCCCAAGTTGCAGAAAATGTAACGCAAAGGAAGAAGGAAGAAGCAAGAAGGAAAAGCAAATATAGAGATTAAATACACTTTTGACTTTTGACTTTTGACTTTTGACTTCAAAGTTTAGAACCCCGTTGCAAGCTATCTTGAGCCGAAGGTTCGATCCAAAGATTACAAATTGGTCTTTCTGCGGGTAAATTACAAGTATAAGCCGCTAATAATTCCTTTTGACCGTTAAAAACCCGAATATTGTAGCCGTACTCTCTTCCGACAGTGCCAAACTTATTGACTAAGGTATAGCGTTCGATATAATCTAGTAATCCCCATAACTGAAAATTAACTAAAATATCTACACGGCGTTCTAAACCTTGTGCTTGGGTATAAATCAACCAATTATTAATTAACCTACCGGAAAAAGGGTCAAACTGTTCTTTTGTCCACCAAAGACTGGGAACCTGAATTGTTGTAGCAGAAATGCGATCGCCTCTCAATACATCTTTGCGATTAACTGATGAGTCTGTCTGTAGCAGGTTGATTTCTAAAGGTTTTTCTGAAGCTTCCGGTGCTATTTGAGTTAATCCAGGTAAACAAAGAATTCCTAGCCAGATTGAAAGGCTATAAATTAATCTTTCTAAGGCTATCTTCTTTAAATTCCTGTTTAACCCCATAATCTGCGCCTCGATTCACCTTGCAACCGTTGATGAGTATCGTACAGTAAGGTAGGAATATCTAGACTTTGGGGACAGCGAGGCAGACAATCGTTACAGCTATTACAGCGATCGGCTTTCATTCCTGGAAACCAATGTCCAGCATTTTCAAACATCCCGTAGCGATACTTACTATAATCAGTCATGTCATAGGCTACGGCTAAGTTTCGTAATCTTAGCACTTCTGGAATATTAATACTTTCTGGGCAAGGTAGGCAAGCGTAACACTGAGAGCATAAATCTGTGGCTAAAGTCTGGTTTAAATGCTCGTCTAGCTGTTGTAAAACCTGGTTTTCGGCTGAAGTCAGAGGAAAAGTTCGATCCTTAACCTGTAAAGGTAATTCTAACTCTTCTGGTTGAGCCGCACCGACACTCAAAGTTGTAATTCTCGGATCGCTAAGCAAAAACCGATAGTTAATTTCTAGAGGGGAATAGGGTTCGCATAGTTGTGCCAAAGTGGGGGAAGGTGTATAGAGTTTTCCGCCTTTATCCGCAGGGGAGATAATGAAAATACCCAGATCTTTTTGTGCTGCAAGAGCGATCGCTGGTGCATGACGCTGGAAAAATAAGTAGTAATGCAGATTCACGAAATCAAATAAATCTGACTCTATCGCTGCTAAAATTAGTTCTAGACTGCCGTGGCTAGAAAAACCGACGTGATGGATTAAACCACTAGCGACAGCTTCTTGTACCGCTACCATGCAACCATTGTCAGATAACACCCATTCCAGATGTTCCCAAGTATTAATTCCATGAATGGCTAGACAATCGAGGTAATTTACCCCCAAACGTTCTAATGATTCATGTATCCACTGACTCATAACTAGGCGATCGCAGACGGGTGGGAGTTTGGTAGTAATATATAATTTCTCTCTAGAAACCCCCAAATTAGCTTTCAGAGCCGCCCCCAAATACTCTTCACTCCTGCCATACCCTCTAGCGGTTTCGATGTGATTGATGCCCCGATTAATAGCTGCTTGAAGAGTTGCTTGAGCCTGCCCTGGAGAACTCAAACAGCGCATCATCCCCAAAGAAAACACCGAAAGTTGTAGATTTGTTTTCCCAAACCGCCGATAGTGCATTTATTAGACCTCTTGCATAAATACTAGAATTGTTAGTTGAGTCAAGGAAGAAGGAAGAAGGGAACGTCGC harbors:
- a CDS encoding aldo/keto reductase — its product is MHYRRFGKTNLQLSVFSLGMMRCLSSPGQAQATLQAAINRGINHIETARGYGRSEEYLGAALKANLGVSREKLYITTKLPPVCDRLVMSQWIHESLERLGVNYLDCLAIHGINTWEHLEWVLSDNGCMVAVQEAVASGLIHHVGFSSHGSLELILAAIESDLFDFVNLHYYLFFQRHAPAIALAAQKDLGIFIISPADKGGKLYTPSPTLAQLCEPYSPLEINYRFLLSDPRITTLSVGAAQPEELELPLQVKDRTFPLTSAENQVLQQLDEHLNQTLATDLCSQCYACLPCPESINIPEVLRLRNLAVAYDMTDYSKYRYGMFENAGHWFPGMKADRCNSCNDCLPRCPQSLDIPTLLYDTHQRLQGESRRRLWG